A region from the Candidatus Thorarchaeota archaeon genome encodes:
- a CDS encoding dihydrodipicolinate synthase family protein, which produces MQIKRIQEALHGVAFTTATPFSTNLKRVDTDAITANLEYLIDRGAKLLLPCGNTGEFYSLSEPEWFEVVQTTLNTAEGEAVVMPGVGGSITTAKEQAEFAAESGADAVMVMYPQHVFKSEEGLLNYIRQIAEAAAPSGVILYKKGPLMTDDVLEKLANRDNIVGVKYAYGRIVDFSQTVFRLGDSFIWSCGTAERFAPFYFYAGATGFTTGLGNFAPRISLALYDALVSNDSRTAMSIVEKITPSEDFRENRGKANNVPAVKAAMDYLGL; this is translated from the coding sequence TTGCAGATAAAACGAATACAAGAAGCATTGCATGGCGTAGCTTTTACAACGGCAACACCATTCTCAACAAACCTGAAACGTGTAGATACTGATGCAATTACTGCCAACCTTGAATATCTCATCGATAGGGGAGCAAAACTCCTTCTGCCTTGTGGAAACACTGGTGAATTCTACTCACTTTCAGAACCAGAATGGTTTGAAGTTGTGCAGACAACACTGAATACAGCTGAAGGTGAAGCGGTAGTGATGCCAGGTGTAGGAGGGTCCATCACTACTGCAAAAGAACAAGCTGAGTTTGCAGCAGAAAGTGGTGCTGATGCAGTTATGGTCATGTACCCACAACACGTTTTCAAGTCAGAAGAGGGTTTACTGAACTACATTCGGCAAATTGCAGAAGCAGCCGCTCCAAGCGGAGTGATTCTCTACAAGAAAGGCCCCTTGATGACTGATGATGTTCTTGAAAAACTGGCTAACAGAGACAATATTGTCGGAGTCAAATACGCTTACGGGCGAATTGTTGATTTCTCGCAAACCGTTTTCCGGCTTGGCGATTCCTTCATATGGTCATGTGGAACTGCCGAGAGATTTGCGCCCTTCTATTTCTATGCCGGAGCCACTGGATTCACTACAGGGCTAGGAAATTTCGCTCCTAGAATTTCACTTGCTCTTTACGATGCTCTTGTTAGCAACGATTCAAGAACGGCTATGAGCATTGTCGAAAAAATAACCCCATCCGAGGATTTTAGGGAAAACAGAGGGAAGGCCAACAATGTTCCTGCGGTAAAAGCAGCAATGGATTACCTTGGCCTCTAA
- the gap gene encoding type I glyceraldehyde-3-phosphate dehydrogenase, whose amino-acid sequence MTTRVAINGFGRIGRNYVRAAINRDFDIVAINDIMDVETRAHLFRYDTVMGKFKGSVERNDDELVIEGHGIKMLNEKDPEELPWDEMDVDIVIESTGVFRTRKDCDKHLAAGADKVLLSAPGKGGEMLTVVLGVNGDDYDPEKHDVISNASCTTNCLAPLVKVLDEAFGLQCGLMTTTHAVTTSQRILDMPHGDLRRARAAGWNIIPTTTGAAKAIDLVYPEASGKLDAMAMRVPVMDASIVDMVVNLDEETDVEGVNTAFKDASEKGDLAPYLAYIDEPLVSSDFIGDPHSCSYDSLMTRVIGNMAKVLGWYDNEAGYATRMIDLTEIVGSSL is encoded by the coding sequence ATGACAACGAGAGTTGCAATCAACGGTTTCGGCAGGATTGGAAGGAACTACGTGCGTGCGGCAATTAATCGGGATTTCGATATTGTAGCAATCAACGACATAATGGATGTTGAAACGCGTGCTCATCTATTTCGGTATGATACTGTCATGGGGAAATTCAAAGGATCAGTCGAAAGAAATGATGATGAATTGGTCATAGAAGGCCATGGAATCAAGATGTTGAATGAGAAGGATCCGGAGGAGCTGCCTTGGGATGAGATGGACGTCGACATAGTCATAGAATCAACAGGCGTATTCAGAACTCGCAAGGACTGTGACAAACATCTGGCGGCGGGCGCTGATAAGGTTCTCTTGAGCGCACCTGGCAAAGGTGGAGAAATGCTTACTGTGGTGCTTGGAGTAAACGGTGATGACTACGATCCTGAGAAGCATGATGTGATTTCAAATGCTTCTTGCACAACCAATTGTTTGGCACCGCTTGTGAAAGTCCTTGATGAAGCGTTTGGACTTCAGTGTGGATTGATGACGACGACCCATGCTGTAACGACAAGCCAGAGAATTTTGGATATGCCACATGGTGACCTTAGACGAGCTCGGGCGGCTGGTTGGAATATCATTCCGACTACCACTGGGGCCGCAAAGGCAATAGATTTGGTTTATCCAGAAGCATCTGGAAAACTAGATGCAATGGCTATGCGTGTTCCCGTCATGGATGCCTCAATAGTTGATATGGTCGTCAATCTCGATGAGGAAACTGACGTTGAGGGTGTCAATACAGCATTCAAGGATGCCTCCGAGAAAGGAGACCTAGCCCCATATCTAGCGTATATTGATGAACCGCTTGTTTCCTCGGATTTCATTGGTGACCCTCATTCCTGCAGCTACGATTCGCTCATGACCCGTGTGATTGGTAATATGGCCAAGGTGCTCGGCTGGTATGACAACGAGGCTGGTTATGCCACTCGCATGATCGACCTGACAGAAATCGTTGGAAGTAGTCTGTAA
- a CDS encoding amidohydrolase, with product MKALVNGTILCPVNGQIENATVLFEKGKILEVGADVDVPDSADVVDVKGKYILPGFVEAHAHQGLFDGSIGWAGADGNEATDPVTPEVRGIDSFNPDEPSIAEVPKGGVTCVNTGPGSANVVSGEAFVFKPTGDAVVDDMVIMAPSGLKIATGENPKGAHGKQHDRMPSTRMGVAALLRKTFTEARNYMDEWKAYGEKRKEAKEKGEALPKPPNRDLGKETLVKVLKGEIPLHAHAHRADDIATVVRVAKEFNLRVMIIHCTEGHKIADFLAENDVPAVVGPTMFWVSKPETRERGFETAVKLNEAGVKVALQTDSLTPMNFFPLLPMHVIKKGMSREDALRCVTMNPAEMLGLDDRVGSLEAGKDADIVVWSGHPFEFYNEVEKVFINGEEMELESD from the coding sequence TTGAAGGCTTTGGTTAATGGCACAATTCTATGTCCTGTGAACGGACAGATAGAGAACGCTACAGTTTTGTTTGAAAAAGGTAAGATTCTCGAAGTTGGTGCAGATGTAGATGTACCGGATAGTGCAGATGTTGTTGATGTCAAAGGGAAATACATCCTGCCCGGCTTTGTTGAAGCTCACGCCCATCAGGGTCTCTTCGATGGCAGTATTGGGTGGGCTGGAGCGGATGGAAACGAAGCAACTGACCCAGTAACACCTGAAGTGCGTGGTATCGATTCTTTCAACCCCGATGAACCTAGTATAGCTGAAGTTCCGAAAGGTGGTGTGACCTGCGTGAACACTGGCCCAGGATCGGCCAACGTTGTATCTGGCGAGGCTTTTGTGTTCAAACCTACTGGTGACGCTGTTGTTGATGATATGGTCATTATGGCTCCATCAGGCTTGAAGATTGCTACAGGTGAGAATCCAAAGGGAGCCCATGGTAAACAGCATGACCGAATGCCTTCAACACGAATGGGGGTAGCTGCGTTGCTTCGAAAAACATTCACTGAGGCACGCAATTACATGGATGAATGGAAAGCGTACGGCGAGAAAAGGAAAGAAGCTAAGGAGAAAGGAGAAGCTCTGCCAAAGCCCCCTAATCGTGATTTGGGTAAGGAGACCCTCGTCAAGGTACTAAAAGGAGAGATTCCGTTACATGCGCATGCACATAGAGCAGATGATATCGCTACGGTGGTGCGTGTGGCCAAAGAATTCAATCTCAGAGTTATGATTATTCATTGTACTGAAGGCCATAAAATAGCGGACTTCCTTGCCGAAAATGATGTTCCTGCTGTAGTAGGCCCGACAATGTTCTGGGTGAGTAAGCCCGAAACAAGAGAACGAGGTTTTGAGACGGCGGTGAAACTGAACGAAGCAGGAGTCAAAGTAGCTTTGCAAACGGACTCCCTTACTCCCATGAATTTCTTCCCACTACTACCAATGCATGTCATAAAAAAAGGCATGAGTAGAGAGGACGCACTTCGTTGTGTGACTATGAATCCGGCAGAGATGCTTGGTTTAGATGATCGTGTGGGATCACTCGAAGCTGGGAAGGATGCTGACATAGTTGTGTGGTCTGGTCATCCCTTTGAATTCTACAATGAAGTTGAAAAAGTTTTCATCAACGGTGAGGAAATGGAGCTGGAAAGCGACTGA